From Marivirga harenae, one genomic window encodes:
- a CDS encoding cation:proton antiporter domain-containing protein, whose translation MILAASVDIPILSDIVIILGLSIFVILLFRKLKVPPIIGFLITGIIAGPYGFQLIEATEGVKVFAEIGVILLLFIIGIEFSIKSLISIKRAVFIGGTVQVVGTILLVMLIALNTNFDLSAAIFLGFLFSLSSTAIVLKIIQDKGETTTPHGKTILAILIFQDIIVVPMMLFTPLLAGESQNIWMEILMMVLKAALLIAFVLVSARYIVPWLFYQIAKTRSKELFILVIVLICFSIAWLSAALGLSLALGAFLAGLIVSESEYSHQAASNILPFHELFTSFFFVSIGMLLDIFFVADHFIIIVGLMVATVIGKSLIATLAGAFLGYPGRTSYRIGFSIFQVGEFAFILSTVGITYAVISDLTYQYFLSVSLFTMGITPFMMSISPKLADKLASSKLASKIGNKTQRMFFSFPDTPEEINEIPEEQLDKHIVIIGFGLNGQNVAKAAKSAGIPYVICEMNPDTIKKYKALGEPIHYGDAIQPEVLKGLGVYKAKVVVIAISDPLATKRIVTQIRSISNTIHIIVRTRFITETEENLRLGADEVIPEEFETSVEIFTRVLNQYFIPQKKIKEFVRNVRADNYEMLRGVLKRSPMQKLTEEFPNLTTACYEIEKDHSEITDKPIAETNIRHKFGVTVIGLKRDGNLTTQIGPETTPRKGDTIFVFGKPEDLEQFYEKISI comes from the coding sequence ATGATTTTAGCCGCAAGCGTAGATATCCCGATCTTAAGTGACATTGTCATCATTTTAGGACTTTCAATTTTTGTAATTCTGCTTTTTAGAAAATTGAAGGTCCCACCTATTATCGGTTTCTTGATAACCGGTATAATTGCTGGCCCGTACGGTTTTCAGTTAATAGAGGCAACTGAAGGGGTAAAAGTCTTTGCCGAAATTGGAGTAATCCTTTTACTTTTCATCATTGGTATTGAATTCTCTATAAAGAGTTTAATTTCCATTAAAAGGGCTGTTTTCATCGGGGGTACGGTGCAAGTAGTCGGGACTATTTTACTAGTTATGCTGATTGCATTAAATACTAATTTTGATTTAAGTGCAGCTATTTTCCTAGGCTTTTTGTTTTCCTTAAGTAGTACTGCCATTGTATTGAAAATCATACAGGACAAAGGAGAAACCACTACGCCTCACGGAAAAACTATCCTAGCCATTCTGATCTTTCAAGACATCATAGTTGTACCCATGATGCTATTTACACCGCTATTGGCAGGAGAATCTCAAAATATATGGATGGAAATACTGATGATGGTACTAAAAGCTGCTCTACTAATTGCCTTTGTTCTCGTTAGTGCACGTTACATTGTCCCGTGGTTATTCTACCAAATTGCAAAAACGAGAAGTAAAGAGCTTTTCATTCTGGTGATTGTCTTAATATGTTTTTCAATAGCTTGGTTAAGTGCAGCACTAGGTCTTTCACTTGCTTTGGGTGCATTCTTGGCGGGATTGATTGTTTCTGAATCTGAATATAGCCACCAAGCAGCAAGCAATATTTTACCATTCCATGAGTTGTTTACTTCATTTTTCTTTGTCTCAATTGGGATGCTTTTGGATATTTTCTTCGTGGCAGACCACTTCATTATTATTGTGGGATTAATGGTAGCTACTGTTATTGGAAAATCATTAATTGCCACCTTAGCAGGAGCATTTCTAGGATACCCGGGCAGGACTTCCTATCGGATAGGTTTTTCAATATTTCAAGTAGGTGAATTTGCTTTTATTCTATCAACAGTTGGTATCACTTATGCCGTGATTTCAGACCTTACCTACCAATACTTTCTATCTGTATCATTGTTTACGATGGGCATTACTCCATTTATGATGAGTATTTCCCCGAAGCTCGCTGATAAATTGGCTTCTAGTAAGCTCGCTTCGAAAATAGGGAATAAAACACAGAGAATGTTTTTTTCCTTTCCTGACACTCCCGAGGAAATCAATGAAATACCAGAAGAACAACTGGATAAGCATATTGTGATTATAGGCTTTGGACTTAATGGACAAAATGTAGCTAAGGCCGCTAAAAGTGCGGGCATTCCATATGTTATATGTGAAATGAATCCCGATACCATCAAAAAATATAAAGCGCTGGGTGAACCTATCCATTATGGTGATGCAATTCAACCAGAGGTACTAAAAGGTTTGGGAGTATACAAAGCCAAAGTAGTGGTAATCGCTATTTCCGACCCGCTAGCTACTAAGCGGATTGTCACCCAAATACGGTCCATTAGTAATACTATCCATATTATTGTGAGAACCAGATTTATAACTGAAACAGAAGAAAATCTGCGATTAGGAGCAGATGAAGTCATTCCGGAAGAATTCGAAACTTCTGTGGAGATTTTTACAAGAGTATTAAATCAATACTTTATTCCGCAGAAGAAAATCAAAGAATTTGTGAGAAATGTACGGGCAGACAATTATGAAATGCTTAGAGGAGTTCTAAAAAGGTCACCGATGCAAAAATTAACTGAAGAATTTCCTAATTTAACAACAGCTTGCTATGAAATTGAAAAAGATCATAGTGAAATTACAGACAAACCGATTGCGGAAACTAACATTCGTCATAAATTTGGTGTTACAGTGATAGGTTTGAAAAGAGATGGGAACTTAACCACCCAAATTGGACCTGAAACTACTCCAAGAAAAGGAGATACAATTTTTGTATTTGGTAAACCCGAAGATTTGGAACAATTTTACGAAAAAATCAGCATTTGA
- a CDS encoding TonB-dependent receptor, whose amino-acid sequence MRKFVITILLSMAVSIGISQEKEREVTYTQNVRGIIVDKVTQSPLPGASVKIVNSDPLKGATADVNGQFLLEDVEIGRVSLEVSYIGYETIAINQLQVNTGKELVLNIELQENIEELSEVTVKANQNPQNASNDLALVSARGFDMEETNRYAGARNDPARMAQNFAGVSGANDSRNDIVIRGNSPSGVLWRLEGVDIPNPNHFGALGTTGGPVSILNNNLLAKSDFMTSVFPSEYGNATAGVFDLKMRKGNSFKREHIFQVGFNGFELGTEGPIGTEGGASYLLNYRYSTLALMDEVGLSPGTGNAVPYYQDFSAKIDVPTKKLGKFSLFAIGGKSNIDLVGTETDTTETDLYSDISQNIYNSAKMGVIGLSNTQYYNNDTYGIFTLSADYTFTGNIVDSLSTENRIPQPFYRSNYGLTKYRAQYHFHQKVNAKHNYVTGFNYDVYSFNLQDSIYRASTDDFRNLRDEQGVSGLAQGFFQWQYRITEKLDATAGLHYQYFAFNGSQQIEPRLGVNYQLNKQNSLKFGYGLHSQLQVMPIYFLETQQAGNGKIRTNENLDFTKSHHFVAGFNHLFTRDFKLSTEVYYQHLYDVAVERRSSSFSMLNAGADFGVPNVDSLVNTGIGTNYGFELTMEKSFSNNYYFLATASIFESKYQGSDGKWRNTAFNSQYVLNGLLGREFELGSKNRVLAIDLKSTYAGGQYVTPIDLEASRLAKEMVLDSKNAYSVKNPDYFRTDFKISFRMNSKKLTHEWALDIQNVFNTQNLFRRTYNPETEQIVKNNQLGIYPIPQYRLTF is encoded by the coding sequence ATGAGAAAGTTTGTAATAACAATTCTACTATCGATGGCAGTATCCATCGGAATTTCCCAAGAAAAAGAAAGGGAAGTCACGTATACGCAAAATGTTAGAGGTATAATCGTAGACAAAGTGACCCAATCACCTTTACCGGGGGCCAGCGTCAAGATTGTGAACAGCGACCCATTGAAAGGAGCGACAGCTGATGTAAACGGACAATTTTTATTAGAAGATGTGGAAATTGGTAGAGTCAGCTTGGAGGTTTCCTATATTGGATATGAAACCATTGCAATTAATCAATTACAAGTTAATACAGGCAAAGAATTAGTCTTGAATATTGAATTACAAGAGAATATTGAAGAATTATCGGAAGTGACTGTTAAAGCCAACCAGAACCCACAAAATGCTTCTAACGATCTGGCATTGGTCAGCGCCCGAGGATTTGATATGGAAGAAACAAACAGATATGCTGGGGCTAGAAATGACCCTGCTAGAATGGCTCAAAACTTTGCAGGAGTTAGTGGAGCCAATGATTCAAGAAATGATATTGTCATCAGGGGAAACTCTCCCAGTGGTGTTTTATGGAGATTAGAAGGAGTTGATATCCCTAATCCCAACCATTTTGGAGCATTAGGCACCACCGGTGGCCCCGTAAGTATTTTAAATAATAACCTTTTGGCCAAGAGTGATTTTATGACTAGTGTCTTTCCATCCGAATATGGAAATGCTACTGCAGGGGTGTTTGATTTGAAAATGAGGAAAGGGAATTCTTTTAAAAGGGAGCATATTTTTCAAGTGGGCTTCAATGGGTTTGAACTAGGTACTGAAGGTCCAATAGGCACGGAAGGGGGTGCTTCTTATTTACTGAACTACAGGTACTCAACTTTAGCGTTGATGGATGAAGTTGGATTATCTCCTGGCACGGGAAATGCAGTGCCTTATTATCAAGATTTTTCAGCTAAAATAGACGTGCCTACTAAAAAGCTAGGAAAGTTCAGCCTATTCGCCATTGGTGGCAAAAGCAATATAGATTTAGTAGGGACAGAAACAGACACCACCGAAACAGATTTGTATTCTGATATCTCTCAAAACATCTATAATTCAGCCAAAATGGGGGTGATAGGGCTTTCCAATACTCAATATTACAATAATGACACTTATGGCATTTTCACTCTTTCAGCGGACTATACCTTTACCGGTAATATAGTAGATTCCTTAAGCACTGAAAACCGAATTCCTCAGCCATTCTACAGGAGCAATTATGGATTGACTAAATATCGGGCGCAATACCATTTTCATCAGAAAGTCAATGCCAAGCATAATTATGTCACTGGTTTTAATTATGATGTTTATTCATTCAACTTGCAGGACAGTATTTATAGAGCTTCAACTGATGATTTTAGAAATTTACGAGATGAACAAGGAGTTTCAGGCTTGGCGCAGGGCTTCTTTCAATGGCAATATAGGATAACTGAAAAACTGGATGCTACGGCTGGCTTACATTACCAGTATTTCGCCTTCAATGGCTCACAACAAATAGAACCACGACTAGGGGTAAACTATCAGCTTAATAAGCAAAACAGCTTGAAGTTTGGTTATGGATTGCATAGTCAGCTTCAAGTAATGCCCATCTATTTCTTAGAAACTCAACAAGCTGGAAATGGAAAAATCAGAACGAATGAAAATCTGGATTTTACAAAATCACATCATTTTGTAGCTGGGTTTAATCATCTATTTACGAGAGATTTCAAGTTAAGCACAGAGGTATACTACCAACACTTATACGATGTTGCAGTGGAAAGGAGAAGTAGCTCTTTCTCAATGCTCAATGCAGGAGCTGATTTTGGCGTTCCGAATGTCGATAGCTTGGTTAATACAGGTATCGGCACAAATTATGGTTTCGAATTGACAATGGAAAAAAGCTTTAGCAATAATTATTATTTCCTTGCCACGGCTTCCATCTTTGAATCAAAATATCAGGGCAGTGACGGTAAATGGCGAAATACTGCCTTTAATAGCCAATACGTGCTGAATGGTCTATTAGGAAGAGAATTTGAATTAGGTTCTAAGAACAGAGTTTTGGCCATAGATCTTAAAAGTACCTATGCTGGAGGACAATATGTAACGCCAATAGATTTGGAAGCTTCGAGACTAGCTAAAGAAATGGTATTAGATAGTAAAAATGCATATTCAGTAAAAAATCCGGACTATTTCAGAACGGATTTTAAAATAAGTTTTAGGATGAACAGTAAAAAATTAACCCATGAATGGGCCTTGGATATTCAAAATGTATTTAATACCCAAAACCTTTTCCGAAGAACTTACAATCCTGAAACAGAACAAATAGTGAAAAACAATCAATTAGGGATATACCCTATCCCGCAATATAGGTTGACATTTTAA
- a CDS encoding sensor histidine kinase: MIIKEPYDRYLMMLGLATVLTVTNPKGPFLTVFFITLAFTFAYWEGNYHIVSWVRIKFPALKDTKKRIFTQVGWSFLYTIGIASFLVLMLHFLGFVPYSKQYHFYNIALGLGITIIISIIYETICYFQLWKDALLESERLKKVEARLQYESLKNQVNPHFLFNSLNTLSSLISVNPEKAELFVQEFSKIYRYVLEVRDKSFVPLRQELDFVDSYIFLQKIRFDDHLHFEKSIQDEKNDLFIPPLILQNLVENCIKHNTINQRNPLKIKVEIVDGRLLVINNLQERKEDYTSTKTGLYNIEQRFKLLNGEAPKFYQENGQFIAEIKLQTLSVDP; this comes from the coding sequence ATGATAATAAAGGAGCCATACGATCGATATTTAATGATGCTCGGGTTAGCAACTGTTTTGACAGTTACTAATCCTAAAGGCCCTTTTTTGACTGTTTTTTTTATCACCTTAGCCTTTACTTTTGCCTATTGGGAAGGCAATTATCATATCGTGAGCTGGGTAAGAATCAAATTTCCAGCGCTAAAAGACACCAAAAAGAGGATATTCACTCAAGTTGGCTGGTCATTTCTATATACCATCGGAATAGCTAGCTTCTTGGTACTCATGTTGCATTTTTTAGGATTTGTGCCTTATAGCAAACAATATCATTTTTATAATATCGCATTAGGCTTGGGAATTACCATCATAATTTCAATCATTTATGAAACCATCTGCTATTTCCAGCTCTGGAAAGATGCACTTTTAGAAAGTGAAAGGTTGAAAAAAGTAGAAGCTCGGTTACAGTATGAAAGCTTGAAGAACCAAGTCAATCCACATTTTCTTTTCAACAGTTTAAATACGCTGTCTTCCTTGATTTCAGTTAACCCTGAAAAGGCAGAATTATTTGTTCAGGAATTTTCTAAAATTTATCGTTATGTTTTGGAGGTAAGAGACAAAAGCTTTGTGCCTCTCAGACAGGAGCTGGATTTTGTGGATTCTTATATTTTTTTACAAAAAATTCGCTTTGATGACCATTTACATTTTGAAAAAAGCATTCAAGATGAAAAAAATGATTTGTTTATCCCACCATTGATTCTTCAGAACCTGGTTGAGAATTGCATCAAGCATAATACTATCAATCAGAGAAACCCACTTAAAATTAAAGTTGAAATAGTAGACGGAAGATTGTTGGTAATTAACAATTTGCAAGAAAGAAAAGAGGACTATACATCAACCAAAACGGGGCTATATAATATCGAGCAAAGGTTTAAACTACTAAATGGTGAGGCACCGAAATTTTATCAGGAAAATGGGCAATTCATTGCGGAGATTAAGCTTCAAACATTAAGTGTAGACCCTTGA
- a CDS encoding LytR/AlgR family response regulator transcription factor, which yields MNAVIIEDEKLAAQKLESMLSKIQPSLKIIKLMGSIEEAVEFFQNEVQVDLVFLDIHLSDGSSFNIFDQVEITAPIIFTTAYDEYALKAFKVNSIDYLLKPIAQSDLRAALDKLMNISANGSSNDIEKLITAFRTNQAAHKQRFLLTYGSQIKSIRTEDTAYFYADNKMVFLVNQDGHKYVTDETMDQIEAVLDPMEFFRVNRTFLIGINSITKMNTYSRSRIKIDLVPACEKECIVSTEKCADFKRWLGK from the coding sequence ATGAATGCTGTAATAATTGAAGATGAGAAATTAGCTGCTCAGAAGCTGGAGTCTATGTTGTCTAAAATACAACCTAGCTTAAAAATAATTAAACTGATGGGAAGCATTGAAGAGGCGGTTGAGTTCTTTCAAAATGAAGTTCAAGTAGACTTAGTTTTTCTAGATATTCATTTATCCGATGGAAGTAGTTTTAATATTTTTGATCAAGTAGAAATTACAGCTCCAATCATTTTCACTACTGCTTATGATGAATATGCACTGAAAGCATTTAAGGTGAACAGTATTGATTATTTACTGAAACCCATTGCACAAAGCGATTTAAGAGCCGCTTTGGATAAATTAATGAACATTTCAGCCAATGGTAGCAGCAATGATATCGAAAAACTTATTACTGCATTCAGAACAAATCAAGCAGCACACAAGCAAAGGTTTTTGCTGACCTATGGAAGCCAAATAAAATCCATCAGAACAGAAGATACTGCATATTTTTATGCGGACAATAAGATGGTATTTTTAGTGAATCAAGATGGTCATAAATATGTGACGGATGAAACGATGGATCAAATAGAAGCGGTACTAGATCCAATGGAATTTTTTCGCGTAAATAGAACATTTTTGATTGGCATAAATTCAATTACGAAAATGAACACTTATTCCCGTAGTAGAATAAAAATTGATTTGGTTCCTGCATGTGAGAAAGAATGCATTGTGAGCACTGAAAAATGTGCTGACTTTAAAAGATGGTTGGGTAAATAA
- a CDS encoding SDR family NAD(P)-dependent oxidoreductase, whose protein sequence is MKNKRIVITGGSGAIGKALAKELLAKGAMVLITDLKDTDLEKTKEELASEKLFIYKADVSQENEVLKYVQYAVEKMGGIDIFYNNAGVEGKVAPLDEYPLEVFDQVLNVNIKGVFYGLRHVFPVMKNNKEGGSIVITSSVAGLMGTPNVLPYVTSKHAVIGMMKSAALEGAPHKIRVNTVNPSPVDNRMMRSLEEGFAPGAGAEAKKGFEQSIPLQRYATNEDVAKLMLFLGSDESSFITGTVNPVDGGMTA, encoded by the coding sequence ATGAAAAATAAAAGAATTGTTATCACAGGGGGAAGTGGCGCTATTGGAAAGGCGCTAGCAAAAGAATTATTAGCTAAAGGAGCCATGGTACTCATTACTGATCTAAAGGATACAGATTTAGAAAAAACGAAAGAGGAATTAGCTTCTGAAAAGCTTTTTATTTACAAAGCAGACGTTAGCCAAGAAAACGAGGTATTAAAATATGTACAATACGCAGTGGAAAAAATGGGAGGTATCGATATTTTCTACAATAATGCAGGAGTCGAAGGTAAAGTAGCTCCCTTGGATGAATATCCTTTAGAAGTATTTGATCAAGTACTGAACGTAAATATAAAGGGTGTTTTTTATGGATTGAGACATGTTTTTCCAGTGATGAAAAATAATAAAGAGGGTGGTAGTATTGTAATTACTTCCTCCGTTGCTGGCTTGATGGGAACCCCAAATGTTTTACCTTATGTAACCAGCAAACATGCTGTGATTGGAATGATGAAATCCGCTGCTTTGGAAGGAGCTCCTCATAAAATCCGAGTAAATACTGTAAACCCATCACCTGTTGACAACAGAATGATGCGCTCTTTGGAAGAAGGCTTTGCGCCAGGTGCAGGAGCAGAAGCCAAAAAAGGATTTGAACAAAGTATCCCATTGCAACGCTATGCAACCAATGAAGACGTAGCAAAACTAATGTTATTTTTAGGAAGTGATGAGAGTAGCTTTATCACAGGAACAGTAAATCCTGTTGATGGTGGCATGACGGCCTAA
- a CDS encoding RluA family pseudouridine synthase, whose product MQDTHFINFNSDISNFTLPKRFTFPFSYEPHPLTELAANELQEVLKSAKIRNEISGKMYGVLVVKNQKGELGYLCSFSGQDYQGTPPINFVPPIYNRLEIEGFYKKGEQELDSINNKIKLLEEDPNFIHLMDQLKLQSKRSNVELKLEQEKKQKLKAIRKEKREEGMIELSPNAFDKLDEKLRKESRNEDYDYKKLLKKWKKKIATIQSKVATYESQIQQLKKERKKKSTQLQKQIFDQYQFLNVKGNRKGLEEVFEEFGYPPSGAGDCALPKLLQYAFENHYKPLAMGEFWWGNAPKSELRKEGRFYPACSGKCKPVLGHMLTGLQLEQDPLLLYTAEDKVVETLYEDKQIVVIVKPAGLLSIPSKEIKDSVLIRMQKKYPKASGPLLAHRLDKMTSGIMLISKDLESHKYLQKQFMDKTIQKRYSAVLEGALSKQEGEISLPLAVDEDNRPMQKVDFEAGRKALTQWKLIKQTENRCEVVFFPITGRTHQLRVHAAHPQGLDAPIVGDTLYGKKDERLMLHAGYIQFKHPKTEELLEFENKADFGL is encoded by the coding sequence ATGCAGGACACTCACTTCATAAACTTCAATTCTGACATTTCTAATTTTACTTTGCCTAAGAGATTCACTTTCCCATTTTCTTATGAACCCCATCCACTTACGGAACTTGCCGCAAATGAGCTACAAGAAGTCTTGAAGTCTGCTAAAATACGCAATGAAATAAGTGGCAAAATGTACGGTGTTTTAGTAGTCAAAAACCAGAAGGGAGAATTAGGGTATTTATGTTCCTTTTCAGGGCAAGACTATCAAGGGACACCTCCCATCAACTTTGTGCCACCAATTTATAACAGATTGGAAATTGAGGGCTTCTATAAAAAAGGGGAACAAGAATTAGATAGCATCAATAACAAAATTAAGTTGCTCGAAGAAGATCCAAACTTCATCCACTTAATGGATCAGCTCAAATTACAGAGTAAGAGATCAAATGTCGAATTAAAATTGGAGCAGGAAAAAAAGCAAAAGTTGAAGGCAATTAGAAAGGAAAAGAGGGAAGAGGGAATGATTGAATTGAGTCCAAATGCCTTTGATAAGCTGGACGAGAAGCTACGAAAAGAAAGTAGAAACGAAGATTATGACTACAAAAAGCTTCTTAAGAAGTGGAAGAAAAAAATAGCAACGATCCAATCAAAAGTAGCGACATATGAATCTCAAATTCAACAATTAAAAAAGGAAAGGAAAAAGAAATCAACTCAACTTCAAAAGCAGATTTTCGATCAATATCAATTTTTAAATGTCAAGGGAAATAGGAAGGGTTTAGAAGAAGTATTTGAAGAATTTGGCTATCCTCCATCCGGTGCTGGCGATTGTGCATTACCCAAATTATTACAATACGCTTTTGAAAATCATTATAAACCTTTGGCAATGGGCGAATTTTGGTGGGGGAACGCTCCTAAATCTGAATTACGGAAAGAGGGAAGATTTTATCCTGCTTGCAGTGGAAAATGCAAACCTGTTTTAGGACATATGCTCACAGGCCTGCAGCTAGAACAAGATCCCCTTTTGCTGTACACTGCGGAAGATAAAGTAGTCGAAACTTTGTATGAAGACAAACAGATTGTGGTGATTGTAAAGCCTGCTGGCTTGCTAAGTATTCCTTCCAAAGAGATCAAGGATTCCGTACTGATCAGAATGCAAAAAAAGTATCCCAAAGCCTCTGGTCCATTGTTAGCTCACCGTTTAGATAAAATGACTTCAGGGATCATGTTAATCAGCAAAGATTTAGAAAGCCATAAGTATTTGCAAAAGCAATTTATGGATAAAACTATCCAAAAGAGATATTCTGCTGTTTTGGAGGGAGCATTGTCAAAGCAAGAAGGAGAAATCAGTTTACCCTTAGCGGTGGATGAGGATAATCGTCCCATGCAGAAGGTAGATTTTGAAGCAGGTAGGAAAGCACTGACTCAATGGAAATTAATCAAACAGACTGAAAATAGATGTGAAGTTGTATTTTTTCCAATAACGGGAAGAACACATCAACTTAGGGTTCACGCAGCGCATCCTCAAGGACTAGATGCGCCCATAGTTGGAGATACACTTTATGGTAAAAAAGATGAAAGGCTTATGTTGCATGCTGGATACATTCAATTTAAGCACCCCAAAACTGAAGAATTATTGGAATTTGAAAACAAGGCAGATTTTGGATTGTAA
- a CDS encoding DUF6438 domain-containing protein, with product MLKITRSIAAAIIVFSLVSCSNSKSLSSKNVEEIFSLNSAPCQTSCPAFELSLYGDKTLIFIGEENTALNGRHKQTLTDEQFEALLGIIETADWATLNDNYQSKVQNLPTQKFTYNRNGINKRVSRFGGGPESISNLSDAILKFVEVQVFNK from the coding sequence ATGTTAAAGATAACAAGATCAATAGCAGCAGCAATAATTGTTTTTTCATTAGTATCATGTTCTAATAGTAAAAGTCTAAGCTCTAAAAATGTAGAGGAAATCTTTAGTTTAAATTCTGCACCTTGTCAAACTTCATGTCCCGCATTTGAATTGTCTCTATATGGAGATAAAACCTTGATATTTATAGGGGAAGAAAACACAGCATTGAATGGAAGACATAAACAAACCCTTACTGATGAGCAATTTGAAGCATTACTTGGAATTATTGAAACTGCTGACTGGGCAACTTTGAATGATAATTATCAATCTAAAGTGCAAAACCTACCAACACAAAAATTTACATATAATCGCAATGGTATCAATAAAAGAGTATCAAGGTTTGGAGGAGGTCCTGAATCGATTTCAAATCTTTCCGATGCAATCCTGAAATTTGTTGAAGTGCAGGTGTTTAATAAGTAA
- a CDS encoding helix-turn-helix domain-containing protein encodes MTKIANNIKYLRTQKGLSQTAMAEAVGLKRGNIASYEKELAQPSIENLVKIADFFGIDIHQIVNEDLQFSPKKIPSEKSPFKIFEERFPIQGLKDRVNALKGNHNPDEKIKKLKDQNKDIHKVVEGFRAFHKMRVESSTDAEELNKKLSGDYENLLDILLTVLRSNTDLIKILDKNHE; translated from the coding sequence ATGACAAAAATAGCAAACAATATAAAATATCTCAGGACCCAAAAGGGCTTGAGTCAAACAGCAATGGCTGAGGCTGTTGGACTGAAAAGAGGTAATATTGCTTCGTATGAAAAAGAACTTGCACAGCCAAGTATAGAAAACTTGGTCAAAATTGCAGATTTCTTTGGAATAGATATCCACCAGATCGTAAATGAAGATTTACAATTTTCTCCTAAAAAAATCCCGTCCGAAAAAAGTCCATTTAAAATTTTTGAAGAAAGGTTTCCTATACAAGGATTAAAAGACAGAGTGAATGCTCTTAAAGGGAATCATAATCCAGATGAAAAAATCAAAAAACTGAAAGATCAAAACAAGGATATCCACAAAGTGGTTGAAGGGTTTAGGGCATTTCATAAGATGAGGGTGGAATCTAGTACTGATGCTGAAGAGTTGAATAAAAAGTTGTCAGGTGACTATGAGAACTTATTAGATATTCTGTTGACTGTATTAAGAAGCAACACTGATTTAATTAAAATTCTAGACAAAAACCATGAATAA